TCGGCGTCGACATCAACGCGACGCACCACCGCGCGGCACGGTCGGGGCTCGTCACCGGCGTCGCGACCGCGATCCGGCTGGGTCGCACGATCACCTCGCACGAGGTCGTCGTGTCGGACGAGGACGGCAACCGGCTGTGCACGGCGCGCATCACCAACCTCATCGTGGACGCTCCCCGGCGGTAGGGATGGACGAGCCGTCGGCTCCCCAGAAGAAGAACCCCTGGCCGGTCTTCCGTCCGAGCATCCCCTCGGCGACCATCTGCCGCAGCAGCTCGGGCGGCTCGAACCGCGGCCCGAGTTCGCGCGCGAGGTATTCGGCGATATCGAGCCGGACATCCAGCCCCACCATGTCGGTGAGCCGCAGCGGGCCGACGGGATGCTTGTAGCCGAGCTCCATCGCCGTGTCGATGTCGTCCGGGGTGGCGACACCGTCCTCGACCATGCGGATGGCCTCCAGGCCCAGCAGCACCCCGAGACGCGAGGAGGCGAAGCCGGGGGAGTCGCGCACGGTGACGGTGGTCTTGCCGAGGGCGCGGATCCAGCGCTCGGCGGACTCCGCCGCCGTGGTCGCGGTCGCGGTGCCGAGCACGATCTCCACGAGGGCGGAGGCGGGCACCGGGTTGAAGAAGTGGAGCCCCAGGAAGGCCCCGGGCCGCTCGAGCCCGGCGGCGAGGGCGTCGATCGAGAGGGAGGACGTGTTGGTGGCGAGCACCGCATCCACCGGGAGCAGGTCTTCGGCGCGGCGCAACGCCTCGCGCTTGAAGTCGAGCACCTCGGGGACGGCCTCGATCGCCAGTCCTGCTCCGCTGAGCGCCTCCCACGTCACCGTCACGAGGAGGCGCGCCGGGTCGGGTGGGGTCGCCCCGCGCAGCACGCTGCCCTCCACGGCCGAGAGGATGCGGTCGCGCGCCTCCGACGCCGCCGACGCGTCGCGCTCGACCACCGCGACCTCGGCGCCGGCCATGAGGAAGGCGTGCGCGATTCCGGCGCCCATCCGTCCGCCGCCGATGACGGCGACGCGCGACGGCAGGGCGTCCTGCAGCTCAGCGCCTCCCGATCCGTCCGTGCTCATCGCGACCTCCGTTCCAGGAATTCGGTCATGCGCCGCTTCTTCTCCGGCGACTCGAACAGCTCCGCCTGGGCTTCGCGCTCGGCTGCGGGATGCTCGGCGATCGGCGCCCGCAGCACCCGCTTGGTCAGCCGCGTCGCGAGCGGGTCGTTCGCGGCGATCCGGTCGGCGAGGGCGTGCGCGGCGCCGAGCAGGTCCTCCGGCTCGTGCAGGGACGACACCAGACCCGCCGCGAGCGCCTCCTGCCCGTTCAGGATGCGCCCGGTCAGCACCAGCTCGGTCGCGAGCGGCAGCCCCACCAGCTGCGGAAGCCGCCACAGCGCGCCCGCGGCCGCGATGATCCCGAGCCCCGTCTCGGGGTTGCCGATCCGCAGCCGGGGCGTGCCGACGCGGAGGTCGGCCGCGTACGCGAGCTCGGCCCCGCCGCCGAGGGCGTAGCCGTCGAGCGCGGCGATGACCGGCATCGGCAGAGCCGCGATGCGGTCGAAGATCGTGTCGTTGATGCCGCGGTGCGCATCCGCCGCCGTCCGCTCCCGCAGCTCGGCGATGTCGGCGCCCGACGCGAAGACGCCGTGCGCCCCGGTGAGAAGCAGGATGCGCGGCTCGCTCTCCAGCGCCGCGCACACCCCGTGCAGCTCGTTCACCATGGCCTGGTCGATCGCGTTGCGGCGCTCGGGCCGGTCGAGCGTCACCACGACCCGGTCCGGGTGCTCCTCGATCCGGAGGCTGCGGTCGTCGGTCATACCGCCTCCACGATCAGCGAGGTGCCTTGGCCGACGCCCACGCACATGGTCGCGAGCCCGCGTCGCGCGCCCTCCCGCTCCATCCGTCCGAGCAGGGTGACCAGGATGCGCGACCCGCTCGACCCGAGGGCATGACCCAGCGCGATGGCTCCGCCGTCGGCGTTGACGCGGGCGGGGTCGAGCCCGAGTCGCCGGATGCACGCGATGGCCTGGCTGGCGAACGCTTCGTTGAGCTCGACCGCGTCGAGGTCCTCGACGCCGAGGCCGGCGCGGGCGAGCGCCTTCTGCGTCGCCGGCACCGGGCCGAGGCCCATCACCTCCGGGGCGACCCCCGCGCTCGCTGCGGCGACGATCCGCGCGCGCGGCTGCAGTCCGTACCGCTCCACCGCCTCCGCGCTGGCGACGACGATGGCCGAGGCTCCGTCGTTGAGCGGGGAGGCGTTGCCCGCGGTGACGACGCTGCCGCCGGCGACGACCGGCTTCAATCGGGCGAGAGCCTCCGGACCGGTGTCACGGCGGATCCCCTCGTCGGCACTGACCGGGCCGCTCGGTGTCTCGACGTCGATCAGCTCGGCGTCGAACCGTCCGCCGTCCGCCGCAGCCGCAGCTCGCCGGTGGCTCTCCAGTGCGAACGCGTCCGCCTCCTCCCGGCTGATCCCGTCGAGACGGGCGACCTCCTCCGCCGTTTCGGGCATCGTGTAGGTCGCCTTGTCGCGAGCGAGGAGACGGGGGTTGGTGAAGCGCCAGCCGATGGACGTGTCAAACTGGGGGCCGGGACGCGACCAGGGCTTGTCAGGCTTCGCCTGCACCCAGGGCGCCCGCGTCATCGACTCGACGCCGCCCGCAACGATCAGGTCCGCATCCCCTGCGCGGATCGCCTGCGCGGCCTGGATGACGGCGGTGAGGCCGGAGGCGCACAGCCGGTTCACCGTCATGGCCGGGACCTCGTCGGGCAGCCCGGCGAGCAGCACCGCCATGCGGGCGACGTTCCGGTTGTCCTCGCCGGCCTGGTTGGCGGCGCCCAGGATCACCTCGTCGAGCGCGTCCGGCGGCGCGGCGGCGCGGCGGACCGCCTCGGCGACGACGAGTGCGGCGAGGTCGTCCGCGCGGACGCCCGCCAGCGCGCCGCCGTAACGGCCGACGGGCGTGCGCACGCCGCCGACGAGGTAGGCCTCCGCCATCGCGCTCTCCCTCGAACCCGACGAAACACCGAATTACCGAACGATCGTTCAGTAGCTCCCATCGTTGCAGACGCTCCGCGCTCGGGCAACTGCTCCGGCCGTCGCGCCGTCGCGCCCTCGCGCGTGCTGAACGGAGGACATCCCGTCCCTCCCGTGCGCCATCTCGTCCCTTCGCTGCATCCGTCGGCGTGCCGCGCGCCATCTCCTCCATTTCCGACACGGCGGCGGCCCTGGCGGAAAGGGAGGAGTTCCGTGCCGGCGCGCCGGCGGATGCAGCGAAGGGAGGAGCTTGCGGCTCGATTCGCTGCGAACTCCTCCGTCTCGGCTGGGCCGCCCGACGCGTTGCACGCCATTCCTCCGTTTTCGACCCTGGCGGTGGCGGCGACGAAAGGGAGGAGTTCCGTGCCGAAACGCCGAAGAACGGAGCGGAAGGGAGGAGGTCGCGGCTGGATTCTGCGGGCATCTCCTCCGTTTTCGACCGCGGGGGTGCGGACGGTGCGATGCTTCCGTCAGGCGCGCGCCGCGCGCGCCCGCCGGCGCGCCGACACCTCGGCGTGCGGGATCACGTAGCCCAGCGCGACGACCGCGCACGCGACCGTCGCCGCCGCCGGGACCACCACGCCGATCGGCACCAGCAGCAGCGACAGCACCACCGCAGGCACGCCCCACCGCAGCACGACCGGCCACGGGTCGCCGTACCGGCGCGAGATCGCCGCGTTCGTCGCGTAGTAGAGGGCGATCCCTCCGCCGAGGCACACGGCGAGCGCGGGCGGCAGCGGCTCGAACGGATGCGCGATCGCCTCGGCGAGCGCAGCGGACACCGCGGTCACCCCGGCGAGCAGCACGAACGGCAGGAAGGCGACCGTGTCCCGGATGCCGCGCACGTCCCGCCGCTCACGCAGCCGCACCAGCCCGGCCTGCATCGCATCAACCCCGAACAAGAAGAAGGACCACGCGAGGAGGGCGACCGTCACGAGCCCGAGGAACCCCACGACGCCCGCCGCGACCGTCCACGCCTCCGACACCGCCGCGACCATGCTGAGCACCGACTCGCCGAGCACGATGATGACGAGCAGGCCGAAGCGCTCCGACAAGTGCTCGACGTTGAGCGTCTCGAACCGCCCCGACGACCAGCGCGACGCCGTCGTCACCAGTAGGATCACCTCGAGCGCGATCGCGACCGCCCACAGCACGTACCCGGCCGGCTCCGGCACCCAGATCGACACCAGCCACAGCACCGCCGTGAACCCGTTGTACGACGAGATGCGGATGCGCGACGCCACGCCGTCGCGCCAGGAGAGCCGCATCCACACCGCCAGCAGCACGATCCGGATGGCGGCGTTCCCGGCCGCGAACAGCCATGCGCGCTCGCCGATCGCCTCGGGGGCGGCGACCGCCATCGCCCCGACCGCGAACATCGCCGCGAGCATCACCAGCGACAGTCCGCGACGGGTGAGTTGGGGCGAGACGTCGACGACGAACGTCAGGTTGGCCCACGACCACCAGACCGCGGCGAAGAGCGCCAGGAACACACCGATGGCCGCGAATCCGGGATGCGCGTGCAGACCGTGCGCGAGCTGGCCGACGAGCGCGACGAAGATCAGGTCGAAGAACAGCTCCATCCAGTCGGCCCGCGAGGGGTCGCGATCGCTGACGGGGAGCCGGATGGTCATCGCTGGTCGTGGTCCTCGAACACCAGCGACGTCTTGGTGTCGCGCACCGACGGGATGCTCGTCAGCTCTTCCAGCACCACGCGCCGGAGAT
This region of Leifsonia sp. fls2-241-R2A-40a genomic DNA includes:
- a CDS encoding 3-hydroxyacyl-CoA dehydrogenase family protein, which produces MSTDGSGGAELQDALPSRVAVIGGGRMGAGIAHAFLMAGAEVAVVERDASAASEARDRILSAVEGSVLRGATPPDPARLLVTVTWEALSGAGLAIEAVPEVLDFKREALRRAEDLLPVDAVLATNTSSLSIDALAAGLERPGAFLGLHFFNPVPASALVEIVLGTATATTAAESAERWIRALGKTTVTVRDSPGFASSRLGVLLGLEAIRMVEDGVATPDDIDTAMELGYKHPVGPLRLTDMVGLDVRLDIAEYLARELGPRFEPPELLRQMVAEGMLGRKTGQGFFFWGADGSSIPTAGERPR
- a CDS encoding enoyl-CoA hydratase/isomerase family protein, whose translation is MTDDRSLRIEEHPDRVVVTLDRPERRNAIDQAMVNELHGVCAALESEPRILLLTGAHGVFASGADIAELRERTAADAHRGINDTIFDRIAALPMPVIAALDGYALGGGAELAYAADLRVGTPRLRIGNPETGLGIIAAAGALWRLPQLVGLPLATELVLTGRILNGQEALAAGLVSSLHEPEDLLGAAHALADRIAANDPLATRLTKRVLRAPIAEHPAAEREAQAELFESPEKKRRMTEFLERRSR
- a CDS encoding acetyl-CoA C-acyltransferase; the encoded protein is MAEAYLVGGVRTPVGRYGGALAGVRADDLAALVVAEAVRRAAAPPDALDEVILGAANQAGEDNRNVARMAVLLAGLPDEVPAMTVNRLCASGLTAVIQAAQAIRAGDADLIVAGGVESMTRAPWVQAKPDKPWSRPGPQFDTSIGWRFTNPRLLARDKATYTMPETAEEVARLDGISREEADAFALESHRRAAAAADGGRFDAELIDVETPSGPVSADEGIRRDTGPEALARLKPVVAGGSVVTAGNASPLNDGASAIVVASAEAVERYGLQPRARIVAAASAGVAPEVMGLGPVPATQKALARAGLGVEDLDAVELNEAFASQAIACIRRLGLDPARVNADGGAIALGHALGSSGSRILVTLLGRMEREGARRGLATMCVGVGQGTSLIVEAV
- a CDS encoding low temperature requirement protein A, translating into MTIRLPVSDRDPSRADWMELFFDLIFVALVGQLAHGLHAHPGFAAIGVFLALFAAVWWSWANLTFVVDVSPQLTRRGLSLVMLAAMFAVGAMAVAAPEAIGERAWLFAAGNAAIRIVLLAVWMRLSWRDGVASRIRISSYNGFTAVLWLVSIWVPEPAGYVLWAVAIALEVILLVTTASRWSSGRFETLNVEHLSERFGLLVIIVLGESVLSMVAAVSEAWTVAAGVVGFLGLVTVALLAWSFFLFGVDAMQAGLVRLRERRDVRGIRDTVAFLPFVLLAGVTAVSAALAEAIAHPFEPLPPALAVCLGGGIALYYATNAAISRRYGDPWPVVLRWGVPAVVLSLLLVPIGVVVPAAATVACAVVALGYVIPHAEVSARRRARAARA